One genomic window of Candidatus Pseudobacter hemicellulosilyticus includes the following:
- a CDS encoding glycoside hydrolase family 2 TIM barrel-domain containing protein, whose product MMKLTISRSVLLCFVCMAWLMPVSAQEFSPDKLYRLVSGQLAASMIPNSGNESGIPALPARKGDAAQAWTVRLLKNGRYHIGSAAGGKGLDNGRGNSPQGSRLILWTRDTSNRNQHWLIRKAANGQFTLENTGNGQVLCIRGAGKDASLFLAPADTSDKSQYWTLEPVKVKLPKINSKAEDWENEAVFGINKEPAHATYIPFADTELAPGPDTARFRSPWCQSLNGPWKFHWVKHPNERPLDFYKPGFDDRQWATIPVPSNLEMQGYGTPIYTNITYPFSNDPPRVMGPVPADWTASKEPNPVGSYRRSFSIPANWDGKEVFIHFDGVISAMYLWVNGKKVGYNENSFSPAEFNITSYIKQGENSIAVEVYKYSDGSYLEDQDMVRFSGIHRNVYLFAAPRLHIRDFFIKAELNKDFTAAGFSVETKILNRNKKTSGAATVEAMLVHPNGSTVGQFGPVAIAPQKAGAEVNATITGSVQDPALWSAESPALYTVVLQLKDAKGAVLETIRTPFGFRKVEIVKSQLLVNGQPILLKGVNRHEMHPVLGKAVTVESMIQDIFLMKQHNINTVRTSHYPNDPVWLALCDYYGLYVIDEANHETHGHQKIAGYPSWKPAILDRTVRLVERDKNHACVIIWSLGNEAGGGDNFVAAREAVRQLDLSRPIHYEGMNSVADIESNMYPSVDHIIRKGKTASEKPYFMCEYAHAMGNAVGNLKEYWEAIESHQRLIGGCIWEWVDQGIATPIPGDASGKTFYAYGGDRGDRPNDGTFSIKGLVTSDRQVKPALLEVKKVYQYISFADAGILEGKIRIKNKYAFTNLQQFAFSWQLLENGVAVQQGNLPGFSLAAGKDTVLAIPFHLPVRKPGAIYHLNLEALLQQDYSWAKTGHAVAAEQLEVPYSTPVLVAADTAGIAAPQWKDNGAAIVASGPGFLLHIDKSTGRLSQLEYGGRRYIDGVANGLVFNLYRAMIDNDHTGDWGQNYDTRTFGYDQPVYSLQDFRFEQRGKTLFVHTVVRANTSSGFGVTTQIDYTIDGKGKIKVEALFNPDPTKQFITRLGLRMSLGGGLENVSWLGRGPHENYIDRKESAFVGRYSRSVNAMEEQYEKPQSMGNREDVRWLTLTNPASGAGIQITAEGPLHFSALHYTDQDLGKADHMYQLQRRPETLLCLDYRQMGLGNGSCGPIQLPQYLVPATPGKLVFTIAPVTAAAQ is encoded by the coding sequence ATGATGAAGTTGACCATTTCGCGATCCGTACTATTATGTTTTGTTTGCATGGCCTGGCTGATGCCAGTCAGCGCTCAGGAGTTTTCCCCGGATAAATTGTACCGGTTGGTCAGTGGCCAGCTGGCCGCCAGTATGATCCCCAACAGTGGTAATGAATCCGGTATCCCTGCGCTGCCCGCCCGGAAAGGCGATGCTGCACAGGCGTGGACCGTCCGGTTACTGAAGAACGGCAGGTACCATATTGGATCAGCCGCAGGCGGGAAGGGACTGGATAATGGAAGAGGTAATTCGCCACAAGGCAGCAGGCTGATCCTCTGGACCCGCGATACCAGTAACCGGAACCAGCATTGGCTGATCCGAAAAGCCGCCAACGGACAATTTACCCTGGAGAATACCGGTAATGGTCAAGTGCTTTGCATTCGGGGCGCCGGTAAGGACGCCAGCTTATTCCTGGCGCCTGCCGATACCAGCGATAAAAGCCAGTACTGGACGCTGGAGCCCGTAAAGGTGAAGCTGCCAAAAATCAATAGCAAGGCCGAAGACTGGGAAAATGAAGCGGTGTTTGGTATCAATAAGGAGCCGGCACATGCCACTTATATTCCTTTCGCGGATACAGAACTGGCGCCAGGGCCTGATACAGCCCGTTTCCGTTCACCCTGGTGCCAGTCTTTAAATGGTCCCTGGAAATTTCACTGGGTCAAACATCCCAATGAACGCCCCCTGGATTTTTACAAGCCCGGTTTTGACGACCGGCAGTGGGCCACTATACCCGTTCCATCCAATTTGGAAATGCAGGGTTATGGTACGCCTATCTATACCAATATCACCTATCCTTTCAGCAATGATCCGCCACGGGTGATGGGACCGGTACCGGCCGACTGGACCGCTTCCAAAGAGCCCAATCCTGTTGGTTCTTACCGTCGCAGCTTCAGCATCCCGGCTAACTGGGACGGCAAAGAAGTGTTCATTCATTTTGATGGTGTCATCAGTGCTATGTACCTCTGGGTGAATGGTAAGAAAGTAGGGTATAATGAGAACAGTTTCAGTCCCGCAGAATTTAATATCACGTCTTATATTAAGCAGGGCGAAAACAGTATTGCTGTAGAAGTGTACAAGTACAGCGATGGCAGTTACCTGGAAGACCAGGATATGGTCCGCTTCAGCGGCATCCATCGCAACGTTTACCTGTTTGCAGCGCCCCGCCTGCATATCCGGGATTTCTTTATTAAGGCTGAGCTGAACAAGGACTTTACGGCTGCCGGATTTTCGGTAGAAACAAAGATCCTGAACCGCAACAAAAAGACCAGCGGCGCCGCTACCGTGGAAGCCATGCTGGTGCATCCCAATGGGTCAACTGTTGGGCAATTTGGCCCGGTGGCCATCGCCCCGCAAAAAGCCGGTGCGGAAGTCAATGCTACTATTACCGGTAGTGTACAGGATCCTGCGCTTTGGTCGGCCGAATCCCCGGCTCTTTATACCGTAGTGCTGCAATTGAAAGATGCCAAAGGCGCAGTTCTTGAAACCATACGCACTCCTTTTGGTTTCCGCAAAGTGGAGATCGTGAAGAGCCAGCTGCTGGTGAATGGCCAACCCATTTTACTGAAAGGCGTGAACCGCCATGAAATGCACCCGGTACTGGGCAAGGCCGTGACCGTAGAAAGCATGATCCAGGATATCTTCCTGATGAAGCAGCATAATATCAATACGGTCCGTACCAGTCACTATCCCAATGATCCTGTCTGGTTAGCACTCTGCGATTATTACGGATTGTATGTGATTGATGAAGCCAATCATGAAACGCATGGTCACCAGAAGATAGCCGGGTATCCCAGTTGGAAGCCCGCCATCCTGGACCGTACGGTCAGGCTGGTAGAACGGGATAAGAACCATGCCTGCGTGATCATCTGGTCGCTCGGCAATGAAGCCGGTGGCGGCGATAATTTTGTGGCTGCCCGTGAAGCTGTTCGGCAGCTGGATCTTAGTCGCCCCATCCACTACGAAGGCATGAACAGCGTGGCCGATATTGAATCCAATATGTATCCCTCCGTGGATCATATTATCAGGAAGGGCAAGACCGCTTCTGAAAAACCATACTTCATGTGCGAGTATGCCCATGCCATGGGTAATGCCGTAGGTAACCTGAAAGAATACTGGGAAGCTATTGAAAGCCACCAGCGCCTCATTGGCGGTTGTATCTGGGAATGGGTTGACCAGGGTATTGCCACGCCTATACCCGGTGATGCCAGTGGCAAAACATTCTATGCCTATGGCGGTGACCGGGGCGACAGGCCCAATGACGGCACCTTCAGCATCAAAGGACTGGTGACCTCCGACAGGCAGGTAAAACCTGCCCTGCTGGAAGTGAAGAAAGTATACCAGTATATCAGCTTTGCAGATGCCGGTATCCTGGAAGGAAAGATCCGGATCAAAAACAAATATGCCTTCACCAACCTGCAGCAATTTGCATTCAGCTGGCAACTCCTGGAAAATGGTGTGGCTGTCCAGCAGGGCAATCTGCCCGGTTTCTCCCTGGCTGCCGGAAAGGATACGGTCCTGGCTATTCCCTTCCATCTGCCGGTCCGGAAGCCCGGCGCTATCTATCACCTCAACCTGGAAGCGTTGCTGCAACAGGATTACAGCTGGGCTAAGACTGGTCATGCAGTAGCTGCCGAACAACTGGAGGTGCCCTATAGCACGCCTGTGCTGGTGGCTGCCGATACGGCCGGCATCGCTGCGCCGCAATGGAAGGACAACGGTGCAGCCATCGTTGCCAGCGGTCCTGGTTTCCTGCTGCATATTGATAAAAGTACCGGCCGGCTTTCCCAGCTGGAATATGGCGGCCGCCGTTATATTGACGGTGTAGCCAACGGGCTTGTCTTTAACCTGTACCGTGCCATGATCGATAATGACCATACCGGCGACTGGGGCCAGAACTACGATACCCGGACCTTTGGCTATGATCAGCCGGTATACAGCCTCCAGGATTTTCGTTTTGAACAACGTGGTAAGACGCTCTTTGTGCATACTGTAGTGCGGGCCAATACCAGTTCCGGCTTTGGCGTGACCACACAGATAGATTATACTATTGATGGAAAAGGAAAGATAAAGGTGGAAGCCCTGTTCAATCCCGATCCCACCAAACAGTTCATTACCCGCCTGGGCCTGCGCATGAGCCTGGGTGGCGGACTGGAAAATGTGAGCTGGCTGGGCCGTGGACCGCATGAGAATTACATTGACCGGAAAGAGTCGGCTTTTGTAGGTCGCTACAGCCGTAGCGTGAATGCTATGGAAGAGCAGTACGAGAAACCACAGAGCATGGGCAATAGGGAAGATGTGCGTTGGTTAACGCTGACCAATCCTGCTTCCGGAGCGGGTATCCAGATTACTGCTGAAGGGCCGCTGCATTTCAGCGCCCTGCATTATACGGACCAGGACCTGGGCAAGGCGGATCATATGTACCAGTTGCAGCGTCGTCCGGAAACCTTGCTCTGCCTGGATTACCGGCAGATGGGCCTGGGCAATGGCAGTTGCGGTCCTATCCAGTTGCCGCAGTACCTGGTACCGGCTACACCGGGTAAACTGGTGTTTACGATTGCACCGGTGACGGCTGCAGCACAATAG
- a CDS encoding putative Ig domain-containing protein, with the protein MKKSRLALTLSLLLCSGFLFAQNKIVFSDAKASAGDQPAWKQPSFDDSGWPTINLNRDWDSQGFGNVDGFGYYRIRFTLPSSLLKNAYWKDSLIFTMGKIDDADETYLNGKLIGKSGGFPTDAGGYQSAWNTERVYKIASNDPALQWDKENVIAVRIYDGDGLGGMFEGFPTVRMMDLMDGLTVKTVFEKDKLGHLCAISLHNGHALPVAGTLEVVLYDTEAEQAVKTFSQKIKFTNAKPFVQKFPYANNKRFAVKVNFTEEKTKLTLKDNIIVPYILTPKAPESPRINGATVFGVRPGSPFLFKIPASGVKPMKYAVDNLPAGLQVDANTGIITGVLQKEGEYKMTFLAENSKGKDSRAFTVKVGNLLALTPPMGWNSWNCWGLSVSDEKVRSSAKALIDKGLIDYGWTYINIDDAWEAATRNADGSLTPNNKFPDMKGLGDWLHSQGLRFGIYSSPGPLTCGKYLGSYQHERQDADSYAAWGIDYLKYDWCDYGRIYDQEADHSLAAHLKPYQVMERALRAQKRDIVYSLCQYGMRDVWQWGPAVDGNLWRTTGDIVDTWASLKDIGFDRQAPLAEFAKPGRWNDPDMLIVGKVGWGEKLHQTRLTYDEQYTHLSLWSLQAAPLLIGCDISQLDDFTLSLLTNAELIAINQDPLGKQARRLADKDGTQVWVKQLADGTQALGIFNLGTDDKQETVSWSSLGLPSTVAVRDVWRQQDLGRIANELSVKVPAHGVVLLKVK; encoded by the coding sequence ATGAAAAAGTCTCGCTTAGCGTTGACGCTATCCCTGCTACTATGCAGTGGTTTTCTATTTGCCCAGAACAAAATAGTTTTCAGTGATGCCAAAGCCAGTGCCGGCGATCAGCCCGCCTGGAAACAGCCATCCTTTGATGACAGTGGCTGGCCAACCATCAACCTCAACCGCGACTGGGATAGCCAGGGTTTTGGTAATGTGGATGGCTTTGGTTATTACCGGATCCGTTTCACCCTTCCCTCTTCTTTATTGAAGAATGCCTACTGGAAAGACTCCCTGATCTTTACCATGGGGAAAATTGATGATGCTGATGAAACTTACCTCAACGGAAAACTGATCGGAAAATCCGGTGGCTTCCCCACGGATGCCGGCGGCTACCAGTCGGCCTGGAACACAGAGCGCGTCTACAAAATTGCCAGCAATGATCCGGCCCTGCAATGGGATAAGGAAAATGTGATTGCCGTCCGGATCTATGATGGCGATGGGCTGGGTGGCATGTTTGAAGGATTTCCCACAGTGCGCATGATGGACCTGATGGATGGTCTGACAGTAAAGACCGTCTTTGAAAAAGATAAGTTGGGTCACCTCTGTGCTATTTCCCTGCATAATGGCCATGCCCTGCCGGTAGCCGGTACATTGGAAGTGGTCCTTTATGATACCGAAGCAGAACAAGCGGTAAAGACCTTTTCGCAAAAAATAAAATTCACCAACGCTAAACCTTTTGTTCAAAAGTTCCCTTACGCCAACAACAAAAGATTTGCCGTGAAGGTGAACTTTACGGAAGAGAAAACAAAGCTCACCCTGAAGGACAATATTATTGTTCCCTATATCCTCACACCTAAGGCGCCTGAATCCCCCAGGATCAACGGCGCCACCGTATTTGGTGTACGGCCCGGTTCGCCCTTCTTATTCAAGATCCCGGCCAGTGGTGTGAAGCCCATGAAATACGCTGTGGACAATCTGCCTGCCGGTTTGCAGGTGGACGCCAATACTGGTATCATCACTGGTGTATTGCAAAAAGAAGGGGAGTATAAAATGACCTTCCTGGCAGAGAACAGCAAGGGGAAAGATAGTCGCGCCTTCACCGTGAAAGTGGGCAACCTGCTGGCCCTCACACCGCCCATGGGCTGGAACAGCTGGAACTGCTGGGGCCTCAGCGTTTCTGATGAAAAGGTGAGAAGCTCGGCAAAAGCGCTGATCGATAAAGGACTGATTGATTATGGCTGGACCTATATCAATATTGACGATGCCTGGGAAGCCGCTACCCGCAATGCGGACGGCTCGCTTACTCCCAATAATAAATTCCCTGATATGAAAGGCCTGGGCGACTGGCTCCACAGCCAGGGCCTGCGCTTCGGCATCTATTCTTCTCCCGGGCCTTTGACCTGTGGCAAATACCTGGGCTCCTACCAGCATGAGCGGCAGGATGCTGATAGTTATGCCGCCTGGGGAATCGATTACCTGAAGTACGACTGGTGTGATTATGGTCGCATCTACGACCAGGAAGCAGATCACTCCTTAGCTGCTCACCTCAAACCTTACCAGGTGATGGAGCGTGCGCTGCGGGCGCAGAAACGGGATATTGTCTACAGCCTCTGCCAGTATGGTATGCGGGATGTATGGCAATGGGGACCTGCCGTGGATGGCAACCTCTGGCGCACCACCGGAGATATTGTAGATACCTGGGCCTCCCTCAAAGATATCGGGTTCGACCGCCAGGCGCCGCTGGCTGAATTTGCCAAGCCCGGTCGCTGGAACGATCCCGATATGCTGATCGTTGGCAAGGTAGGCTGGGGCGAAAAGCTGCACCAGACAAGATTGACTTACGATGAACAATATACGCACCTGAGTCTTTGGAGCCTCCAGGCTGCTCCGCTCCTGATTGGTTGTGATATCAGCCAACTGGACGATTTCACCCTCAGCCTGCTGACCAATGCCGAACTGATTGCCATCAACCAGGATCCGCTGGGCAAGCAGGCCAGGCGGCTGGCAGATAAAGACGGCACACAGGTCTGGGTAAAGCAACTGGCTGATGGTACACAGGCACTGGGTATTTTCAACCTGGGCACGGATGATAAACAGGAAACTGTTTCCTGGTCGTCGCTGGGCCTGCCTTCAACGGTGGCGGTAAGGGATGTATGGCGGCAGCAGGACCTGGGCCGGATAGCCAATGAGTTGAGCGTGAAAGTGCCGGCCCATGGGGTAGTGCTGTTGAAAGTGAAATAA
- a CDS encoding HipA N-terminal domain-containing protein: protein MRAAWIFYNGELAGVLSQSGDSYQFVYDKDYLVRPGSKPVSLTLPLQEEPYSSEILFPAFVNRLSEGANKAMQNRLLKIDENDYFGLLLATAVGDGIGPLTIEEIHESSGN from the coding sequence ATGAGAGCAGCATGGATTTTTTATAATGGAGAACTGGCTGGCGTCCTGTCGCAATCAGGCGACAGTTACCAGTTTGTCTATGATAAAGACTATCTGGTCAGGCCGGGCAGCAAACCTGTTAGTCTCACATTGCCTTTACAGGAAGAACCCTACAGCAGTGAGATCCTTTTTCCTGCTTTTGTGAACCGGCTCAGCGAAGGAGCCAACAAAGCTATGCAGAACAGGTTATTGAAAATTGACGAGAACGATTATTTCGGTCTCCTGCTGGCCACAGCTGTTGGTGACGGCATCGGACCATTAACAATAGAAGAAATTCATGAGTCTTCCGGAAATTAA
- a CDS encoding HipA domain-containing protein: MSLPEIKYCPSTLQPGFSTYSPVAQQALFGKRSKKVDHILPFGSPGKSSELARTFNEKRKRISISGVQEKYSLRLEKNVLSLTETSGTHIIKPIPAERLDLVSDLPANEHVSMQMARQVFGLKAASCGMIFFDDGEPAYITRRFDYKPDATGKYQVEDFAALLGKSPEREGVDFKYNASYLDIARMIERYVAASTVVMAEFFRLLIFNYLIANGDAHLKNFSLMETEQGDYILSPAYDLLCTALHIDDNRLALHHGLYEGDYEEETYAQLGTYTAASFMVFAQKAGMDPAIAKTIIEETMHGIPRAINLIERSFLSGAAKQKFIATIEERHRSLVAAAFG, from the coding sequence ATGAGTCTTCCGGAAATTAAATATTGCCCTTCTACTTTGCAACCTGGCTTCAGTACCTATAGCCCGGTGGCGCAACAGGCTTTGTTTGGGAAGCGCTCCAAAAAAGTTGATCATATACTGCCATTCGGCTCCCCGGGAAAAAGCAGTGAGCTGGCGCGAACATTCAATGAAAAAAGAAAACGTATCAGTATAAGCGGGGTACAGGAGAAATACAGTTTACGCCTGGAGAAAAATGTGCTGTCGCTCACTGAAACCAGCGGAACACATATAATAAAGCCGATACCGGCGGAAAGACTTGACCTGGTCAGTGACCTGCCTGCCAATGAGCATGTGAGCATGCAGATGGCCAGGCAGGTATTTGGCCTGAAAGCTGCTTCCTGCGGCATGATCTTCTTTGACGATGGAGAGCCGGCTTATATTACCCGTCGCTTTGATTACAAACCAGATGCAACGGGTAAGTATCAGGTAGAGGACTTTGCAGCATTGCTGGGGAAATCACCGGAAAGGGAAGGGGTGGACTTTAAATACAATGCTTCCTACCTGGATATAGCCAGGATGATAGAACGTTACGTAGCGGCCAGTACAGTTGTTATGGCCGAATTCTTTCGGTTGCTCATCTTCAATTACCTTATTGCCAATGGGGACGCGCACCTTAAGAATTTCTCTTTGATGGAAACGGAGCAGGGAGATTACATCTTGTCGCCTGCCTATGATCTGCTCTGTACTGCACTTCATATTGATGATAACAGGTTGGCGCTCCATCACGGATTATATGAAGGAGATTATGAGGAGGAGACATATGCACAGCTCGGTACTTATACAGCTGCTTCTTTTATGGTATTTGCTCAAAAAGCAGGGATGGATCCTGCTATTGCCAAAACTATCATTGAAGAAACTATGCACGGGATTCCCCGGGCCATCAATCTGATAGAAAGAAGTTTTTTAAGCGGGGCTGCAAAGCAAAAATTTATTGCCACCATTGAGGAAAGGCATAGAAGCCTGGTGGCAGCAGCTTTCGGATGA